One part of the Homo sapiens chromosome 19, GRCh38.p14 Primary Assembly genome encodes these proteins:
- the SAFB gene encoding scaffold attachment factor B1 isoform 5 (isoform 5 is encoded by transcript variant 5): MKVVILTKLKLPPRETRKHQRGLAKIEDKETINNLDTSSSDFTILQEIEEPSLEPENEKILDILGETCKSEPVKEESSELEQPFAQDTSSVGPDRKLAEEEDLFDSAHPEEGDLDLASESTAHAQSSKADSLLAVVKREPAEQPGDGERTDCEPVGLEPAVEQSSAASELAEASSEELAEAPTEAPSPEARDSKEDGRKFDFDACNEVPPAPKESSTSEGADQKMSSPEDDSDTKRLSKEEKGRSSCGRNFWVSGLSSTTRATDLKNLFSKYGKVVGAKVVTNARSPGARCYGFVTMSTAEEATKCINHLHKTELHGKMISVEKAKNEPVGKKTSDKRDSDGKKEKSSNSDRSTNLKRDDKCDRKDDAKKGDDGSGEKSKDQDDQKPGPSERSRATKSGSRGTERTVVMDKSKGVPVISVKTSGSKERASKSQDRKSASREKRSVVSFDKVKEPRKSRDSESHRVRERSEREQRMQAQWEREERERLEIARERLAFQRQRLERERMERERLERERMHVEHERRREQERIHREREELRRQQELRYEQERRPAVRRPYDLDRRDDAYWPEAKRAALDERYHSDFNRQDRFHDFDHRDRGRYPDHSVDRREGSRSMMGEREGQHYPERHGGPERHGRDSRDGWGGYGSDKRMSEGRGLPPPPRGRRDWGDHGRREDDRSWQGTADGGMMDRDHKRWQGGERSMSGHSGPGHMMNRGGMSGRGSFAPGGASRGHPIPHGGMQGGFGGQSRGSRPSDARFTRRY; this comes from the exons atagagGACAAAGAAACTATAAACAATTTAGATACTTCATCATCTGACTTCACTATATTACAG GAAATTGAAGAGCCATCCCTGGAGCCAG aaaatgagaaaatactcgACATTTTGGGGGAAACTTGTAAATCTGAGCCAGTAAAAGAAGAAAGTTCCGAGCTGGAGCAGCCATTTGCACAGGACACAAGTAGCGTGGGGCCAGACAGAAAGCTTGCGGAGGAAGAGGACCTATTTGACAGCGCCCATCCGGAAGAGGGTGATTTAGATTTGGCCAGCGAGTCAACAGCACACGCTCAGTCGAGCAAGGCAGACAGCCTGTTAGCGGTAGTGAAAAGGGAGCCCGCGGAGCAGCCAGGCGATGGCGAGAGGACGGACTGTGAGCCTGTAGGGCTAGAGCCGGCAGTTGAGCAGAGTAGTGCGGCCTCCGAGCTCGCGGAGGCCTCTAGCGAGGAGCTCGCAGAAGCACCCACGGAAGCCCCAAGCCCAGAAGCCAGAGATAGCAAAGAAGACGGGAGGAAGTTTGATTTTGACGCTTGTAATGAAGTCCCTCCGGCTCCTAAAGAGTCCTCAACCAGTGAGGGCGCTGATCAGAAAATGAG TTCTCCCGAAGATGACTCGGATACAAAAAGGCTTTCCAAAGAGGAAAAGG gtCGCAGCAGTTGTGGTAGAAATTTCTGGGTTAGTGGACTCTCTTCTACAACCAGAGCTACAGATTTGAAGAATCTTTTCAGCAAATATGGGAAG GTGGTGGGCGCCAAGGTTGTGACAAATGCCCGGAGTCCTGGAGCTCGCTGTTACGGTTTTGTCACGATGTCCACAGCAGAAGAGGCCACAAAATGCATTAACCACCTGCACAAGACGGAGCTCCACGGAAAGATGATCTCCGTGGAGAAA GCCAAAAATGAACCTGTGGGAAAGAAAACCTCTGACAAAAGAGACAGTGACGGGAAAAAGGAGAAGTCGAGCAACAGTGACAG ATCTACAAACCTTAAGAGGGATGATAAATGTGACAGAAAAGATGATGCTAAGAAGGGTGACGACGGAAGTGGAGAAAAGAGTAAGGACCAAGATGATCAGAAACCTGGCCCCTCAGAGCGATCTCGAGCCACAAAGTCAG GAAGTCGAGGGACCGAACGGACTGTAGTAATGGATAAATCCAAAGGGGTGCCTGTGATTAGTGTAAAAACGTCCGGGTCCAAAGAGAGA GCTTCCAAAAGCCAGGATCGCAAATCAGCCAGCAGAGAGAAGCGGTCCGTCGTGTCCTTTGATAAGGTCAAGGAGCCTCGGAAGTCAAGAGACTCAGAGTCCCATAG GGTGCGTGAACGCAGTGAACGCGAACAACGCATGCAGGCGCAGTGGGAGCGCGAGGAGCGTGAGCGGCTGGAGATTGCCCGAGAGAGGCTGGCCTTCCAGCGCCAGCGGCTGGAGCGGGAGCGCATGGAGCGGGAACGGCTGGAGCGCGAACGCATGCACGTGGAGCACGAGCGCAGGCGCGAGCAGGAGCGCATCCACCGTGAGCGCGAGGAGCTGAGGCGCCAGCAGGAACTGCGCTATGAGCAGGAGCGGCGGCCCGCGGTGCGGCGGCCCTACGACCTGGACCG GCGAGATGATGCCTATTGGCCGGAAGCCAAGCGGGCCGCCCTGGATGAGCGCTACCATTCTGACTTTAACCGCCAGGACCGCTTCCACGACTTTGACCACAGGGACCGCGGCCGCTACCCCGACCACTCGGTGGACAG GAGAGAAGGTTCAAGGTCAATGATGGGAGAACGAGAAGGACAG CATTACCCAGAACGCCATGGAGGACCAGAGCGCCACGGCCGGGACTCCCGCGATGGCTGGGGGGGCTATGGCTCTGACAAGAGGATGAGCGAGGGCCGGGGGCTGCCTCCTCCCCCCAG GGGCAGACGTGACTGGGGGGACCATGGCCGAAGAGAGGATGACCGGTCATGGCAGGGCACGGCCGACGGGGGCATGATGGACAGGGATCACAAGAGGTGGCAAG GTGGCGAGAGAAGCATGTCCGGTCACTCCGGGCCTGGCCACATGATGAACCGAGGAGGAATGTCAGG GCGCGGCAGCTTTGCCCCAGGCGGGGCCTCCCGGGGCCACCCCATCCCACACGGTGGCATGCAGGGCGGGTTTGGAGGCCAGAGCCGGGGGAGCAGGCCCAGCGATGCCCGCTTCACTCGCCGCTACTGA
- the SAFB gene encoding scaffold attachment factor B1 isoform X1 gives MKVVILTKLKLPPRETRKHQRGLAKIEDKETINNLDTSSSDFTILQEIEEPSLEPENEKILDILGETCKSEPVKEESSELEQPFAQDTSSVGPDRKLAEEEDLFDSAHPEEGDLDLASESTAHAQSSKADSLLAVVKREPAEQPGDGERTDCEPVGLEPAVEQSSAASELAEASSEELAEAPTEAPSPEARDSKEDGRKFDFDACNEVPPAPKESSTSEGADQKMSSPEDDSDTKRLSKEEKGRSSCGRNFWVSGLSSTTRATDLKNLFSKYGKVVGAKVVTNARSPGARCYGFVTMSTAEEATKCINHLHKTELHGKMISVEKAKNEPVGKKTSDKRDSDGKKEKSSNSDRSTNLKRDDKCDRKDDAKKGDDGSGEKSKDQDDQKPGPSERSRATKSGSRGTERTVVMDKSKGVPVISVKTSGSKERASKSQDRKSASREKRSVVSFDKVKEPRKSRDSESHSRVRERSEREQRMQAQWEREERERLEIARERLAFQRQRLERERMERERLERERMHVEHERRREQERIHREREELRRQQELRYEQERRPAVRRPYDLDRRDDAYWPEAKRAALDERYHSDFNRQDRFHDFDHRDRGRYPDHSVDRREGSRSMMGEREGQHYPERHGGPERHGRDSRDGWGGYGSDKRMSEGRGLPPPPRGRRDWGDHGRREDDRSWQGTADGGMMDRDHKRWQGGERSMSGHSGPGHMMNRGGMSGRGSFAPGGASRGHPIPHGGMQGGFGGQSRGSRPSDARFTRRY, from the exons atagagGACAAAGAAACTATAAACAATTTAGATACTTCATCATCTGACTTCACTATATTACAG GAAATTGAAGAGCCATCCCTGGAGCCAG aaaatgagaaaatactcgACATTTTGGGGGAAACTTGTAAATCTGAGCCAGTAAAAGAAGAAAGTTCCGAGCTGGAGCAGCCATTTGCACAGGACACAAGTAGCGTGGGGCCAGACAGAAAGCTTGCGGAGGAAGAGGACCTATTTGACAGCGCCCATCCGGAAGAGGGTGATTTAGATTTGGCCAGCGAGTCAACAGCACACGCTCAGTCGAGCAAGGCAGACAGCCTGTTAGCGGTAGTGAAAAGGGAGCCCGCGGAGCAGCCAGGCGATGGCGAGAGGACGGACTGTGAGCCTGTAGGGCTAGAGCCGGCAGTTGAGCAGAGTAGTGCGGCCTCCGAGCTCGCGGAGGCCTCTAGCGAGGAGCTCGCAGAAGCACCCACGGAAGCCCCAAGCCCAGAAGCCAGAGATAGCAAAGAAGACGGGAGGAAGTTTGATTTTGACGCTTGTAATGAAGTCCCTCCGGCTCCTAAAGAGTCCTCAACCAGTGAGGGCGCTGATCAGAAAATGAG TTCTCCCGAAGATGACTCGGATACAAAAAGGCTTTCCAAAGAGGAAAAGG gtCGCAGCAGTTGTGGTAGAAATTTCTGGGTTAGTGGACTCTCTTCTACAACCAGAGCTACAGATTTGAAGAATCTTTTCAGCAAATATGGGAAG GTGGTGGGCGCCAAGGTTGTGACAAATGCCCGGAGTCCTGGAGCTCGCTGTTACGGTTTTGTCACGATGTCCACAGCAGAAGAGGCCACAAAATGCATTAACCACCTGCACAAGACGGAGCTCCACGGAAAGATGATCTCCGTGGAGAAA GCCAAAAATGAACCTGTGGGAAAGAAAACCTCTGACAAAAGAGACAGTGACGGGAAAAAGGAGAAGTCGAGCAACAGTGACAG ATCTACAAACCTTAAGAGGGATGATAAATGTGACAGAAAAGATGATGCTAAGAAGGGTGACGACGGAAGTGGAGAAAAGAGTAAGGACCAAGATGATCAGAAACCTGGCCCCTCAGAGCGATCTCGAGCCACAAAGTCAG GAAGTCGAGGGACCGAACGGACTGTAGTAATGGATAAATCCAAAGGGGTGCCTGTGATTAGTGTAAAAACGTCCGGGTCCAAAGAGAGA GCTTCCAAAAGCCAGGATCGCAAATCAGCCAGCAGAGAGAAGCGGTCCGTCGTGTCCTTTGATAAGGTCAAGGAGCCTCGGAAGTCAAGAGACTCAGAGTCCCATAG CAGGGTGCGTGAACGCAGTGAACGCGAACAACGCATGCAGGCGCAGTGGGAGCGCGAGGAGCGTGAGCGGCTGGAGATTGCCCGAGAGAGGCTGGCCTTCCAGCGCCAGCGGCTGGAGCGGGAGCGCATGGAGCGGGAACGGCTGGAGCGCGAACGCATGCACGTGGAGCACGAGCGCAGGCGCGAGCAGGAGCGCATCCACCGTGAGCGCGAGGAGCTGAGGCGCCAGCAGGAACTGCGCTATGAGCAGGAGCGGCGGCCCGCGGTGCGGCGGCCCTACGACCTGGACCG GCGAGATGATGCCTATTGGCCGGAAGCCAAGCGGGCCGCCCTGGATGAGCGCTACCATTCTGACTTTAACCGCCAGGACCGCTTCCACGACTTTGACCACAGGGACCGCGGCCGCTACCCCGACCACTCGGTGGACAG GAGAGAAGGTTCAAGGTCAATGATGGGAGAACGAGAAGGACAG CATTACCCAGAACGCCATGGAGGACCAGAGCGCCACGGCCGGGACTCCCGCGATGGCTGGGGGGGCTATGGCTCTGACAAGAGGATGAGCGAGGGCCGGGGGCTGCCTCCTCCCCCCAG GGGCAGACGTGACTGGGGGGACCATGGCCGAAGAGAGGATGACCGGTCATGGCAGGGCACGGCCGACGGGGGCATGATGGACAGGGATCACAAGAGGTGGCAAG GTGGCGAGAGAAGCATGTCCGGTCACTCCGGGCCTGGCCACATGATGAACCGAGGAGGAATGTCAGG GCGCGGCAGCTTTGCCCCAGGCGGGGCCTCCCGGGGCCACCCCATCCCACACGGTGGCATGCAGGGCGGGTTTGGAGGCCAGAGCCGGGGGAGCAGGCCCAGCGATGCCCGCTTCACTCGCCGCTACTGA